The Bacillaceae bacterium S4-13-56 genome contains a region encoding:
- a CDS encoding retropepsin-like aspartic protease — protein MIKIKELSELPFIEATVTCRGQSIKLENVLIDTGSAGTIFNVNKLETIGVKPEANDVTQTIQGVGGLEFVYTKNIDQISINDGIAIQNFLVELGSMDYGLEIDGIIGYDFMKKVGLIIDLQQLNISVR, from the coding sequence ATGATTAAGATAAAAGAATTGTCAGAATTACCATTTATAGAGGCTACAGTAACCTGTCGTGGACAAAGCATAAAATTAGAAAATGTTCTAATCGACACTGGTTCTGCTGGAACAATTTTTAATGTTAATAAACTCGAAACAATAGGAGTTAAACCAGAAGCAAATGATGTCACTCAAACAATTCAAGGAGTCGGTGGACTTGAGTTTGTGTATACTAAAAATATAGATCAAATCTCTATTAACGATGGTATAGCAATTCAAAACTTCCTTGTGGAATTAGGTTCGATGGATTATGGTCTTGAGATTGATGGTATTATTGGCTATGACTTTATGAAAAAAGTCGGTCTCATTATTGACTTGCAACAATTAAACATATCCGTAAGATAG
- a CDS encoding transposase, translating to MTNGLLEGINGLVQAAKRKARGYRTTENFIAMIYATVNKLDLIVEQ from the coding sequence ATGACCAACGGGTTACTGGAAGGCATAAATGGTTTAGTCCAGGCTGCCAAAAGAAAAGCTCGTGGCTATCGCACCACAGAAAACTTTATTGCCATGATCTATGCGACGGTTAACAAATTGGATTTAATTGTTGAACAATGA